Proteins found in one Acidobacteriota bacterium genomic segment:
- a CDS encoding flippase-like domain-containing protein: protein MPGYLKHATILLVTVGLVALFLRQADLSAVARELSQATPGGIILALVASVTTYVFRTIRWQYLLLPSGHVPFWPACRATVIGFGANAMLPGRVGEVIRPYLLARTQRLDPTATFATIVLERALDMITLLLLFAVSVACFDSRFAVNDGQMLRTVQLGGLMAAAAALAGLVMAFVFAGHADRVGVVADRLTRPLPARVGRVVLKVIAAFGQGFAVLRSPAALGFAFLWSVAVWLSIALMTWLMARAFGLPLPFAGTFTLLMFMAVGVSVPTPGGVGAFHESVRLALTSLYAADNDRAVAYAVALHALSFIPISLAALVLVAREGLSLRRIGDITRDNVPPSVARLEESQAG from the coding sequence ATGCCGGGCTACCTCAAGCACGCAACCATCCTGCTCGTCACCGTGGGGCTCGTCGCACTCTTCCTGCGACAAGCCGACTTGTCGGCCGTGGCCCGCGAACTCTCACAGGCCACCCCCGGCGGCATCATCCTGGCGTTGGTCGCGTCGGTGACCACGTACGTGTTCCGCACCATCCGCTGGCAGTACCTGCTCCTGCCGAGCGGCCATGTGCCGTTCTGGCCGGCGTGCCGTGCCACCGTCATCGGCTTCGGTGCCAACGCCATGCTGCCGGGGCGCGTCGGCGAGGTGATTCGTCCCTACCTGCTCGCACGCACGCAGCGCCTCGACCCGACGGCCACGTTTGCCACGATTGTCCTGGAGCGCGCCCTGGACATGATCACGCTGCTCCTGTTGTTTGCCGTGAGCGTGGCGTGCTTCGATTCGCGCTTCGCGGTCAATGACGGGCAAATGCTGCGGACGGTTCAATTGGGGGGACTCATGGCGGCCGCCGCGGCGCTGGCCGGACTCGTGATGGCCTTCGTGTTTGCCGGTCACGCGGACCGCGTCGGCGTGGTGGCCGATCGCCTCACGCGGCCGTTGCCCGCGCGCGTGGGGCGTGTGGTGCTGAAGGTGATCGCCGCGTTCGGCCAGGGCTTCGCCGTGCTGCGATCGCCGGCTGCGCTCGGGTTCGCCTTCCTGTGGTCGGTGGCGGTCTGGCTGTCGATCGCGCTCATGACGTGGTTGATGGCGCGCGCGTTCGGGCTGCCGCTGCCGTTCGCGGGTACATTCACGTTGCTCATGTTCATGGCCGTCGGCGTGTCGGTGCCGACGCCTGGCGGCGTTGGCGCATTCCATGAGTCGGTGCGTCTGGCGCTCACGTCCCTGTATGCCGCCGACAACGACAGGGCCGTAGCCTACGCCGTGGCGCTGCATGCGCTGTCATTCATCCCGATTTCGCTGGCGGCCCTCGTGCTCGTCGCGCGGGAGGGGCTCAGCCTGCGCCGCATCGGCGACATCACGCGCGACAACGTGCCACCGTCGGTCGCGCGCCTCGAAGAGAGTCAGGCCGGATGA
- the nrdR gene encoding transcriptional repressor NrdR, producing the protein MKCPYCSHLHDKVVDSRESREGEVIRRRRECLECGRRFTSYERVDEIPYMVVKKDGRRERFDRQKLIAGLLKACEKRPVRVNALEAVADRVEAALQERPDKEISTTEVGQHVMAELRQLDKVAYVRFASVYRHFRDIGEFMTELEDLIKSKD; encoded by the coding sequence ATGAAATGTCCTTACTGCAGCCACCTGCACGACAAGGTGGTAGATTCGCGTGAGAGCCGCGAGGGGGAGGTCATCCGCCGGCGGCGTGAATGCCTCGAATGCGGGCGGCGGTTCACGTCGTACGAACGGGTGGACGAGATCCCGTACATGGTCGTCAAGAAGGACGGCCGGCGGGAGCGGTTCGACCGGCAGAAGCTCATCGCAGGCCTGCTCAAGGCGTGCGAGAAGCGACCGGTCCGTGTGAATGCGCTCGAGGCCGTGGCCGATCGTGTGGAGGCCGCGCTGCAGGAGCGTCCGGACAAGGAGATCAGCACCACCGAGGTCGGTCAGCACGTGATGGCGGAACTCCGGCAGCTGGACAAGGTCGCCTACGTGCGATTCGCGTCCGTCTATCGGCATTTCCGCGACATCGGCGAGTTCATGACCGAGCTCGAGGATCTGATCAAGTCGAAGGATTGA
- a CDS encoding DUF4390 domain-containing protein, which translates to MRLHALLLVCLLSLASSVWAADTLVRVETTLHDGEVRVSFEVDDAVSEAVRAAIQSGLPTTFAYDVTLQQSSRWWFDKTIAYMRVSAVVRFDNLTRRYQITFIEDGRVEEVRTTDDEATAVQWLTRFYGRRLSSHRLVDGGDYHVSVKAQTRPRMLGWAWPWTPGSVLGSVSFRFRP; encoded by the coding sequence ATGCGGCTGCACGCGCTGCTGCTGGTCTGCCTGCTGTCACTGGCCTCGTCTGTGTGGGCCGCCGACACCCTGGTGCGCGTCGAGACGACGCTGCACGATGGTGAGGTGCGTGTCAGCTTCGAAGTCGACGACGCCGTGTCGGAGGCCGTGCGCGCGGCGATCCAGAGCGGGCTGCCGACCACGTTCGCCTACGACGTCACGCTCCAGCAGTCGTCGCGCTGGTGGTTCGACAAGACCATCGCGTACATGCGCGTGTCGGCCGTGGTGCGATTCGACAATCTCACGCGCCGCTACCAGATCACGTTCATCGAAGATGGCCGCGTCGAGGAAGTGCGGACCACCGACGACGAGGCCACGGCGGTGCAGTGGCTCACGCGGTTCTACGGGCGTCGCCTGTCGTCGCACCGGCTGGTCGACGGCGGCGACTACCACGTCAGCGTCAAGGCCCAGACGCGTCCGCGCATGCTCGGATGGGCGTGGCCGTGGACGCCCGGCTCCGTGCTCGGCAGCGTGAGCTTCCGCTTCCGCCCGTGA
- a CDS encoding HAMP domain-containing protein, with the protein MSILNLTESSVAPSTPTAPDTPVPSAPAGPPPQRPLRDNPIFVLLAIGLLVVALVALVTLADQSAGLSPALLSEVVLYALVAVDLTMLCALGFVLARNVIKLVVERRRALPFARFRAKLVAAMLGLALVPAVLVLIVGSELIRNSASRWFAPPVDDVLAAAREIASDYYQDAQMLTSRQAVRLARLLATAGIDRGDVATIRARVSPEVASGRSTLIEVYRVVPDTDPLEVLPLFEVAAPNVPRDVPRASADRLAARVAAGSADTRVIEPLGSGGELVRSASLVRPLDTMTPVGVVIVSEHLSGSLAQHSRRIIEAYEGYQQLRVLRRPIEGVYLSFFLMMTLFILVSATWLGLYTAKRITRPIGLLAAGAREIGQGNFGYRIEPETADEFGRLVDAFNTMAGELELSRAEVQRKGREVEGRGRYIETILKRIATGVISLDQSGRINTMNSAAARLLGLDQSAVGQMFDDVFARQDLRPLLSIPQGAARTRGGTAGHEITLVRDGRDLHLAVAATPLRDEGASVGTVLVFDDVTPLIRAQRVSAWRDVARRLAHEIKNPLTPIQLSAERLRRHFSAAPPATRELVDECSTNIVGAVESLKGLVDEFSQFARMPAPKAVPSDLHVLLDEALALYAGLPRVTVVREYDAAMPVIRVDPEQFKRVVINLVDNAVEALASERDGLPASAQGTISVQTTWDESHRLARLVVSDNGPGLGVADRSKVFLPYYSTKGRDSGLGLAIVRRVIVEHGGTIEVSDHAPRGAAFTMELPA; encoded by the coding sequence GTGTCCATCCTCAACCTGACCGAGTCGTCCGTCGCGCCATCGACGCCGACCGCGCCTGACACGCCGGTGCCGAGTGCGCCTGCCGGCCCACCTCCGCAACGACCCCTTCGCGACAACCCGATCTTCGTCCTGCTGGCCATCGGCCTGCTGGTGGTGGCGCTCGTGGCGCTCGTCACGCTCGCCGATCAGTCGGCGGGTCTGTCGCCCGCGCTCCTCAGCGAGGTGGTGCTCTACGCCCTGGTCGCCGTCGACCTCACGATGCTGTGTGCGCTGGGGTTCGTGCTCGCGCGCAACGTCATCAAGCTGGTGGTCGAGCGCCGGCGTGCGCTGCCGTTCGCGCGGTTCCGCGCCAAGCTCGTTGCCGCGATGCTCGGCCTCGCCCTGGTGCCCGCCGTCCTGGTTCTCATCGTGGGCAGCGAGCTGATTCGCAACAGCGCCAGCCGCTGGTTCGCACCACCCGTCGACGATGTGCTCGCCGCCGCGCGCGAGATCGCGAGCGACTACTACCAGGACGCGCAGATGCTCACCAGCCGCCAGGCCGTGCGCCTGGCCCGCCTGCTGGCGACGGCGGGGATCGATCGCGGCGACGTGGCGACGATCCGCGCGCGCGTCTCGCCGGAAGTGGCCTCGGGCAGGTCCACGCTGATCGAGGTGTATCGGGTCGTCCCCGACACCGATCCGCTGGAAGTGCTGCCGCTGTTCGAAGTGGCGGCGCCGAACGTGCCGCGCGACGTGCCGCGCGCGTCAGCCGATCGTCTCGCGGCGCGTGTGGCGGCGGGCAGCGCCGACACGCGCGTCATCGAACCGCTCGGCAGCGGCGGCGAACTGGTGCGATCGGCGTCGCTGGTGCGCCCGCTCGACACCATGACCCCCGTGGGCGTCGTGATCGTCAGCGAGCACCTGTCGGGCAGCCTCGCGCAACACAGCCGCCGCATCATCGAGGCCTACGAGGGCTATCAGCAGTTGCGCGTCCTGCGCCGGCCGATCGAAGGCGTGTACCTGTCGTTCTTCCTGATGATGACGCTGTTCATCCTGGTGAGCGCGACGTGGCTCGGGCTCTACACGGCCAAGCGCATCACGCGTCCCATCGGGCTGCTGGCGGCGGGCGCGCGCGAGATCGGGCAGGGCAACTTCGGGTATCGCATCGAGCCGGAGACCGCCGACGAGTTCGGACGGCTGGTCGACGCCTTCAACACGATGGCCGGGGAACTCGAACTGTCGCGAGCCGAGGTGCAGCGCAAGGGACGCGAGGTCGAAGGTCGCGGCCGCTACATCGAGACGATCCTCAAGCGAATCGCCACGGGTGTCATCTCTCTCGATCAGAGCGGCAGGATCAACACGATGAACAGCGCCGCCGCACGACTGCTCGGGCTCGATCAGTCGGCCGTGGGGCAGATGTTCGACGACGTGTTCGCGCGTCAGGATCTGCGCCCGCTGCTCTCGATTCCACAGGGCGCGGCACGCACGCGCGGCGGCACCGCCGGCCACGAGATCACCCTGGTGCGCGACGGACGCGACCTCCATCTGGCCGTTGCCGCCACACCGCTGCGTGACGAGGGCGCGTCGGTCGGCACGGTGCTCGTGTTCGACGACGTCACGCCGCTGATCCGCGCGCAGCGGGTGTCTGCGTGGCGCGACGTCGCACGCCGCCTGGCGCACGAGATCAAGAACCCGCTCACGCCGATCCAGCTCAGTGCCGAGCGCCTGCGGCGCCACTTCAGCGCCGCCCCGCCGGCGACGCGAGAGCTGGTCGACGAGTGCTCGACCAACATCGTCGGCGCCGTGGAATCGCTGAAGGGACTCGTCGACGAGTTCTCGCAGTTCGCGCGCATGCCGGCGCCCAAGGCCGTGCCGTCGGATCTGCACGTCCTGCTCGACGAGGCCCTGGCGCTCTATGCCGGTCTGCCGCGCGTGACCGTCGTGAGGGAGTACGATGCCGCCATGCCCGTGATCCGGGTCGACCCGGAGCAGTTCAAGCGCGTGGTGATCAATCTGGTGGACAACGCCGTCGAGGCGCTGGCGTCGGAGCGTGATGGCCTGCCCGCGAGTGCGCAGGGCACCATCAGCGTGCAGACGACGTGGGACGAGAGCCACAGGCTGGCCCGCCTGGTCGTGAGCGACAACGGGCCGGGTCTCGGCGTGGCCGACAGGAGCAAGGTGTTCCTGCCGTACTACTCCACCAAGGGGCGCGACAGCGGGCTGGGCCTCGCGATCGTCAGGCGCGTCATCGTCGAGCACGGCGGGACGATCGAGGTCTCCGACCATGCGCCTCGCGGGGCGGCGTTCACGATGGAGCTTCCGGCCTAG
- a CDS encoding sigma-54-dependent Fis family transcriptional regulator, translated as MRPSVLIVDDEAGVRSALSGVLRDEGFEVDAVPSGEACLDIAPGRHFDVILLDVWLPGIDGLVTLSRLRDRHVDAAVVVISGHGNIESAVRAVKMGAFDFVEKPLSIDKTLHVVRNALRQRQLEAENRALREHVDRRFVMVGESYVMRSLREQIAMAAPTNGRVLIFGENGTGKELVARSIHALSRRRGGPFVEVNCAAIPEELIESELFGHVRGAFTGAVSDRRGRFELADEGTIFLDEVADMSLKTQAKVLRVLQEQVVDPVGGHDSVRVDVRVLAATNKDLTAEIRAGRFREDLYFRLNVIPIFVPPLREREDDIPRLVAHFMQELSREHGRRPRQIDPDAMDILRSYAWPGNVRELRNVVERLLIMVPGEVVEPPHLTFLQGGRLVDGVQEEAPGGPSLPLHEARERFEREYIVRTLAAQQGNISRTAEVLGVERSNLYRKMKAFGIVPTRRESREGPVAMESPNVV; from the coding sequence ATGCGTCCGAGCGTGCTCATCGTGGACGACGAGGCCGGCGTGCGGTCGGCGCTGTCGGGCGTCCTGCGCGACGAAGGTTTCGAGGTCGACGCGGTGCCGTCGGGTGAGGCGTGCCTCGACATCGCGCCGGGCCGCCACTTCGACGTCATCCTGCTCGACGTCTGGCTGCCGGGTATCGATGGCCTCGTGACGCTGTCACGCCTGCGCGATCGGCATGTCGACGCCGCTGTCGTCGTCATCTCCGGGCACGGCAACATCGAGTCGGCGGTTCGCGCCGTGAAGATGGGCGCGTTCGACTTCGTCGAGAAGCCGCTGTCGATCGACAAGACGCTGCACGTGGTGCGCAACGCGCTGCGACAGCGGCAGCTCGAAGCCGAGAACCGTGCACTGCGCGAACACGTCGACCGCCGCTTCGTCATGGTGGGGGAGAGCTACGTGATGCGCTCACTGCGCGAGCAGATCGCGATGGCCGCGCCCACCAACGGACGCGTGCTGATCTTCGGCGAGAACGGTACGGGCAAGGAACTCGTGGCGCGCAGCATCCACGCGCTGAGTCGCCGCCGCGGCGGACCGTTCGTCGAGGTCAATTGCGCGGCGATTCCCGAGGAGCTGATCGAGAGCGAACTCTTCGGTCACGTGCGCGGTGCGTTCACGGGTGCCGTGTCCGATCGGCGGGGACGCTTCGAGCTGGCCGACGAGGGCACGATCTTCCTCGACGAAGTCGCCGACATGAGCCTCAAGACGCAGGCCAAGGTGCTGCGCGTGCTGCAGGAGCAGGTCGTCGATCCCGTGGGCGGGCACGACAGCGTGCGCGTCGACGTACGTGTCCTCGCCGCGACGAACAAGGATCTGACGGCGGAGATCCGCGCGGGCCGTTTCCGCGAGGACCTCTACTTCCGGCTCAACGTGATCCCGATCTTCGTCCCGCCGCTGCGCGAGCGGGAAGACGACATCCCGCGCCTCGTCGCGCACTTCATGCAGGAACTGTCGCGCGAACATGGCAGGCGTCCCCGACAGATCGACCCAGACGCGATGGACATCCTGCGGTCCTACGCGTGGCCCGGCAACGTGCGCGAGCTGCGCAACGTCGTGGAACGGCTGCTCATCATGGTGCCCGGTGAGGTGGTGGAGCCGCCGCACCTGACGTTCCTGCAGGGCGGCAGGCTCGTCGATGGTGTGCAGGAGGAGGCTCCGGGCGGTCCCTCGCTGCCGTTGCACGAAGCGCGCGAGCGGTTCGAGCGCGAGTACATCGTGCGGACACTCGCGGCCCAGCAGGGCAACATCTCGCGCACCGCCGAAGTGCTCGGCGTGGAACGCAGCAACCTCTATCGGAAGATGAAGGCCTTCGGCATCGTGCCCACGCGGCGCGAATCGCGCGAAGGACCGGTGGCGATGGAGTCGCCCAACGTGGTATGA
- a CDS encoding RDD family protein, producing the protein MRCPKCSYLSYDDVERCRNCGYDFALATAPREADAPVLEDPPREPRAWEPQRRRRPSGTDAAQAEDGGPLDLPLFEEPGVPDPPPVAIPPAGPPLSVRRKYDITRPSPPAPRSAPVTPPHTEPAAFEWPDEPVVEESPLTPDIDIPEPVSLPVAVDAVESSSPRLRAGAIDVAVMLAMDVVVFWLTMRVAGVSTDEWRLLPLAPLIGYLFLLDTAYLVTFTAASGQTIGKMLVGLRVVYGEASRVPFGHAVLRSVALLLCLAPLGLGLLPILFDPERRGAHDRLAGTRVVPAA; encoded by the coding sequence ATGCGGTGTCCCAAGTGCAGTTACCTGAGCTACGACGATGTGGAGCGCTGCCGCAATTGCGGCTACGACTTCGCGCTGGCTACCGCGCCGCGTGAGGCCGACGCGCCCGTGCTGGAGGACCCGCCGCGCGAACCGCGCGCGTGGGAACCGCAACGCCGCCGTCGTCCGTCAGGGACCGATGCAGCGCAGGCAGAGGACGGCGGTCCTCTGGATCTGCCCTTGTTCGAGGAGCCCGGCGTGCCGGACCCGCCGCCGGTGGCGATTCCGCCGGCGGGACCGCCGCTGTCGGTGCGACGCAAGTACGACATCACGCGCCCGTCGCCGCCTGCGCCGAGATCCGCGCCCGTCACGCCGCCGCACACCGAGCCCGCGGCGTTCGAGTGGCCCGACGAGCCGGTCGTGGAGGAGAGCCCCCTTACGCCGGACATCGACATCCCGGAACCGGTGTCGCTGCCGGTGGCGGTCGACGCCGTCGAGTCGTCGAGCCCGCGCCTGCGCGCCGGCGCGATCGACGTGGCGGTGATGCTCGCCATGGATGTCGTGGTGTTCTGGCTGACGATGCGTGTGGCGGGTGTATCGACCGACGAATGGCGCCTCCTGCCGTTGGCTCCACTGATCGGGTACCTCTTCCTGCTCGACACCGCGTATCTCGTCACGTTCACGGCGGCATCCGGTCAGACGATCGGCAAGATGCTCGTCGGCCTGCGCGTGGTGTACGGCGAGGCGTCCCGCGTGCCGTTCGGGCATGCCGTCCTGCGCAGCGTCGCGCTGCTGCTCTGCCTGGCGCCGCTGGGCCTCGGTCTGCTGCCCATCCTGTTCGATCCGGAGCGTCGCGGCGCTCACGATCGTCTCGCCGGCACGCGTGTCGTGCCGGCGGCGTGA
- a CDS encoding phosphatidylglycerophosphatase A, which produces MTSRVSLAVATARGVGYVPFAPGTFGSLAGLALYAGVRTTGMPIVETAAIILVFVIGAWSATAAEGHFGHIDPGPVVIDEVLGMLVTLAFVPVSLTGALVGFFFFRLFDVIKPPPCNTLEALHGGWGIMSDDAMAAVYAHLCVRGLAWLAPTWMLA; this is translated from the coding sequence GTGACTTCGCGTGTGTCCCTGGCCGTGGCAACGGCTCGCGGTGTGGGCTATGTGCCGTTCGCGCCAGGCACGTTCGGATCGCTTGCCGGTCTGGCGCTGTATGCGGGCGTCAGGACGACGGGCATGCCCATCGTCGAGACGGCAGCCATCATTCTGGTCTTCGTGATTGGCGCCTGGTCGGCTACGGCGGCCGAAGGACATTTCGGTCACATCGACCCGGGCCCGGTGGTCATCGACGAGGTGCTCGGCATGCTCGTCACGCTGGCGTTCGTGCCGGTGTCCCTCACCGGTGCGCTGGTCGGCTTCTTCTTCTTCAGGCTCTTCGACGTCATCAAGCCGCCGCCGTGCAACACGCTGGAAGCGCTGCACGGTGGGTGGGGCATCATGAGCGATGATGCGATGGCCGCCGTGTACGCGCACCTGTGCGTGCGCGGATTGGCGTGGCTGGCGCCGACGTGGATGCTCGCGTGA
- a CDS encoding competence/damage-inducible protein A translates to MTPPPFARCETIAVGSELLALGRVDTNSAVIAERLASLGIDVIARSVVGDHLPHLELAVRTALQRADLVVLTGGLGPTDDDLTRQGVALALGRGMTEDPVQMSRIAERFTRRNLPMPAINRRQAMVIDGGVRLDNPNGTAPGQWIDVGDQAVVLLPGPPREMEPMLHTLVAGVLARRAGTERTFSKGLKVAGRSESAVESVLLPLYPDWRTATPPIDATILAAAGRIELHLFTRTADADAASVALDEAIARAAAALGPAVYTTQDESLEEVVGRLLHAIGWRVAVAESCTGGLLGARLTDVPGSSAWVDGGAIVYSNALKSVLAGVPPALIARHGAVSEPVALTLAAGIRERCQTQVGVGITGIAGPDGGSDAKPVGTVYIAIQTPMGSACRHARFVGDRAVVRTQAVTAALDMVRLALTGHDPVGLAR, encoded by the coding sequence GTGACACCTCCGCCGTTCGCCCGCTGCGAGACGATCGCCGTCGGGAGCGAGTTGCTGGCGCTGGGCCGCGTGGACACCAACTCCGCGGTCATCGCCGAGCGCCTGGCATCGCTCGGCATCGACGTCATCGCCCGAAGTGTTGTCGGCGATCATCTGCCGCATCTCGAACTGGCGGTGCGCACGGCGCTCCAGCGTGCGGACCTCGTCGTGCTCACGGGCGGGCTGGGACCGACAGACGATGACCTCACGCGACAGGGCGTGGCGCTCGCACTCGGACGCGGGATGACGGAAGACCCCGTGCAGATGTCGCGCATCGCGGAGCGGTTCACGCGCCGCAATCTGCCGATGCCGGCGATCAATCGACGGCAGGCGATGGTCATCGACGGCGGCGTGCGGCTCGACAACCCGAACGGCACCGCACCCGGTCAATGGATCGACGTCGGCGATCAGGCGGTGGTCCTGTTGCCGGGGCCGCCGCGAGAGATGGAGCCGATGCTGCACACGCTCGTGGCGGGCGTCCTCGCGCGTCGCGCCGGCACGGAGCGCACGTTCAGCAAGGGGCTGAAGGTCGCGGGACGCAGTGAATCGGCTGTCGAGTCCGTGCTGCTGCCGCTCTACCCGGACTGGCGTACCGCGACGCCGCCCATCGACGCGACCATCCTGGCAGCCGCCGGCCGCATCGAACTGCATCTCTTCACGCGAACGGCCGACGCCGATGCCGCGTCGGTGGCGCTCGACGAGGCCATCGCGCGTGCGGCGGCGGCGCTCGGCCCCGCGGTGTACACGACGCAGGACGAGTCGCTCGAAGAAGTGGTGGGCCGGCTCCTGCACGCGATCGGCTGGCGTGTGGCAGTCGCCGAGTCGTGTACCGGAGGCCTGCTCGGCGCGCGACTGACGGACGTACCCGGGAGTTCGGCCTGGGTGGACGGGGGGGCGATCGTGTACAGCAACGCGCTGAAGTCCGTCCTGGCGGGCGTGCCACCAGCGCTCATCGCGAGGCACGGCGCCGTGAGCGAGCCCGTGGCGCTCACGCTGGCGGCTGGCATCCGCGAGCGATGTCAGACACAGGTTGGTGTCGGCATCACGGGCATTGCCGGTCCCGACGGCGGCAGCGACGCCAAGCCCGTGGGCACCGTGTACATCGCCATCCAGACGCCCATGGGCTCGGCATGCCGGCACGCGCGCTTCGTCGGCGATCGGGCTGTCGTGCGCACGCAGGCCGTGACGGCCGCGCTGGACATGGTGCGCCTTGCGCTCACCGGGCACGACCCCGTCGGCCTTGCGCGCTGA
- a CDS encoding NAD(P)-dependent glycerol-3-phosphate dehydrogenase: MKTTVIGAGAWGTALAIHLARVGHQVPLWARDAALAARMRDARENADYLAGVPLPRAVSPVHDVEEAVADASMIVWAVPSHGTRDTLRIVAPLVRPGTIVVSATKGLELSSWTRMSQVLAEELTAECPVVVLSGPSFAHEVAHEFPTAVVAASASADASQRVQDAFGGKRFRVYASDDVVGVEMGGACKNVIAIAAGVVEGLGLGHNALAGLVTRGLAEMTRLAVAMGGRSETLAGLSGLGDLVLTCTGTASRNHRLGIELGRGRSLAEILSATHAVAEGVNAAEGMLALGHRVGVELPIAAQMADVLAGRTHPLTATEALMLRPQKSERS, encoded by the coding sequence ATGAAGACGACGGTGATCGGTGCGGGCGCGTGGGGGACGGCGCTGGCGATCCACCTCGCACGTGTGGGCCATCAGGTCCCGCTGTGGGCGCGCGATGCGGCACTGGCGGCGCGCATGCGGGACGCACGCGAGAACGCCGACTACCTGGCGGGTGTGCCGTTGCCACGCGCGGTGTCGCCCGTCCACGACGTTGAGGAAGCCGTTGCTGACGCATCGATGATCGTGTGGGCGGTGCCGTCGCATGGCACGCGCGACACGCTGCGCATCGTGGCGCCCCTGGTCAGGCCGGGCACCATCGTTGTCAGCGCGACGAAGGGACTCGAACTGTCGTCGTGGACGCGCATGTCGCAGGTGCTCGCCGAGGAACTGACGGCCGAATGTCCCGTCGTCGTGTTGTCGGGCCCGAGCTTTGCCCACGAAGTCGCGCACGAGTTCCCGACGGCCGTCGTGGCTGCCTCCGCCAGCGCTGATGCGAGCCAGCGCGTCCAGGACGCGTTTGGTGGCAAGCGCTTCCGTGTGTACGCGAGCGACGATGTGGTCGGCGTGGAGATGGGCGGGGCCTGCAAGAACGTCATCGCGATTGCGGCGGGCGTGGTCGAGGGGCTGGGCCTCGGGCACAACGCGCTCGCAGGCCTCGTGACGCGAGGACTGGCCGAGATGACGCGCCTGGCGGTGGCGATGGGTGGACGATCGGAAACGCTGGCGGGTCTGAGCGGACTCGGCGATCTGGTGCTGACGTGTACCGGCACCGCGAGCCGGAATCATCGCCTGGGAATCGAGCTCGGTCGCGGCAGGTCGCTGGCCGAGATCCTGTCAGCCACGCACGCCGTCGCCGAAGGGGTCAACGCCGCGGAGGGCATGCTCGCGCTCGGCCATCGCGTCGGCGTCGAGCTACCCATCGCCGCGCAGATGGCCGACGTCCTCGCGGGCCGCACCCACCCGTTGACGGCCACCGAAGCCCTGATGCTCCGCCCCCAGAAATCGGAACGGTCGTAA
- a CDS encoding polyhydroxybutyrate depolymerase, translating to MTRVRIVAIVVTVLTLWTGLDAQMRRRAGRARQPVSDGNERTLTIDGRQRTYLVHDFAGQRGSAPMVIVLHGGGGNAQNAVQMTGFNRVAARDRFIVVYPNGTRGSDNARERRGGRGVLGGEREFLLTWNAGHCCASAMAGRVDDVAFIGAVIDAMVASGRADRSRVYVTGMSNGAMMSHRLGRELSTRIAAIAPVVGAVFGDEPPPQAPVPAFIVVGADDQVVPPGGGPLQLRSSLGNQSAADHDVAPAIAQAEYWARHNGCGEPERTESRVSIRSAWTSCRGAPVVFHSVKGNGHAWPGGQPGRRGAPEPTRAFDATEEMWAFFKQHQRTR from the coding sequence ATGACACGCGTTCGCATCGTCGCCATCGTCGTCACGGTCCTGACGTTGTGGACGGGCCTTGACGCGCAGATGCGCCGCCGGGCGGGTCGAGCCCGGCAGCCGGTGTCCGACGGCAACGAGCGGACGCTCACGATCGACGGCCGGCAACGTACCTATCTCGTCCACGACTTCGCAGGCCAACGCGGCTCCGCACCGATGGTCATCGTGCTCCATGGCGGTGGCGGCAACGCGCAGAACGCCGTGCAGATGACGGGCTTCAATCGCGTCGCCGCACGCGACCGCTTCATCGTGGTGTATCCCAACGGCACCCGAGGCAGCGACAACGCGCGCGAGCGGCGCGGTGGTCGAGGCGTGCTCGGCGGAGAACGGGAGTTCCTCCTGACATGGAACGCCGGACACTGCTGCGCCTCGGCGATGGCCGGCCGCGTCGACGATGTGGCGTTCATCGGCGCGGTCATCGACGCCATGGTGGCGTCGGGCAGGGCCGACCGGTCGCGCGTCTACGTCACGGGCATGTCGAACGGCGCGATGATGTCGCACCGTCTCGGTCGCGAGTTGTCCACCAGGATCGCGGCCATCGCACCCGTCGTCGGGGCCGTGTTCGGCGACGAGCCGCCGCCGCAGGCACCGGTACCGGCCTTCATCGTCGTCGGCGCCGACGATCAGGTCGTGCCGCCGGGCGGTGGACCACTGCAGCTGCGGTCCTCGCTCGGTAACCAGTCCGCCGCGGATCACGACGTCGCGCCGGCCATCGCGCAGGCCGAGTACTGGGCGCGCCACAACGGGTGCGGCGAGCCTGAGCGAACCGAATCCCGCGTGTCGATCCGGAGCGCGTGGACGTCATGTCGCGGCGCACCGGTGGTCTTCCACAGCGTCAAGGGCAACGGCCATGCGTGGCCCGGCGGCCAGCCGGGCCGGCGCGGCGCCCCGGAACCAACCAGGGCATTCGACGCCACCGAGGAGATGTGGGCGTTCTTCAAGCAACACCAGCGCACACGTTGA